A stretch of the Drosophila sulfurigaster albostrigata strain 15112-1811.04 chromosome 2L, ASM2355843v2, whole genome shotgun sequence genome encodes the following:
- the LOC133843337 gene encoding uncharacterized protein LOC133843337, producing the protein MPVTEMPENSSDSAAAVVVDIEGNDCKSNANAKNIGWNIKKPEQPSNLSPPKFLADVQESHKHITDRFVELLSLFENYSRIMSNEQMPYKPQSKLKRTQSEKFTKEHTQLERNSSELLRATVSLNRMQLSNSTLLATPCKVTRESACQTSCHEVSHSKDDKRQLLMALEKSGKIMQERRNENLMTSAPYQHTLHIEVESVSSATALERAPLRQRMWQVAVEAWRSLVACFAMMGENFTYVLFVVLCLWCLYLIISHYYSFLGSSLSPRSDATSTLTRVRGQPI; encoded by the exons ATGCCAGTGACAGAGATGCCGGAGAATAGCAGCGACAGCGCAGCTGCTGTGGTGGTCGACATTGAGGGCAATGACTGTAAATCGAATGCAAATGCCAAGAACATTGGCTGGAACATCAAGAAGCCAGAGCAGCCGAGCAACTTGAGTCCACCCAAGTTTTTGGCAGATGTTCAAGAGAGTCACAAACACATCACCGATCGATTTGTTGAGCTGCTTAGTCTCTTCGAGAATTACTCAAGGATCATGTCGAACGAACAGATGCCTTACAAACCACAGTCCAAGCTCAAGCGAACACAATCTGAAAAGTTTACAAAGGAGCACACGCAACTAGAGC GTAATAGCAGCGAGCTTTTGCGCGCCACTGTGAGTCTCAATCGCATGCAGCTTTCAAATAGCACACTGCTGGCGACACCCTGTAAAGTGACCCGGGAATCGGCTTGCCAGACTTCCTGTCATGAGGTCAGTCATAGCAAGGACGACAAGAGGCAATTGCTAATGGCATTGGAAAAATCTGGGAAAATAATGCAAGAGAGGCGGAATGAGAATCTTATGACGAGTGCCCCTTATCAACATACCCTACACATTGAGGTTGAATCGGTTAGTTCGGCAACGGCGCTGGAACGTGCCCCATTGCGGCAGCGAATGTGGCAAGTTGCGGTCGAGGCCTGGCGATCTTTGGTTGCGTGTTTTGCTATGATGGGCGAGAATTTCACCTATGTGCTCTTCGTAGTGTTGTGTCTGTGGTGTCTATATCTGATCATATCCCATTACTATAGCTTCTTGGGCTCAAGTTTATCACCCCGAAGCGATGCAACGAGCACTTTAACTCGCGTACGGGGGCAGCCAATATGA
- the LOC133843347 gene encoding uncharacterized protein LOC133843347 produces the protein MAFRETQSAIVINSLIADLVHEAIEKRLSSKDPINQGPCQKLYDILGIAPCHTNDEDIDVDIECTVKTSNTLIPTLGQIHPQSDRQGEQRCQWHKWLLPTLAEDSSGDELEIYLRSDSWTKNVSDIACQTEQPRFRKRLSPSAATNDRALSLERAPCEMNRQTIFIDGVSVQTPNIQSRPPLSDRFCYMLTDFASALYCSLAIMCCCTPSMFR, from the exons ATGGCATTCAGGGAGACGCAGTCTGCCATCGTAATAAACAGCCTAATAGCCGATTTAGTGCACGAGGCTATCGAAAAAAGGCTGTCGAGCAAAGATCCCATCAATCAAGGACCTTGCCAAAAGCTCTATGATATCTTAGGCATTGCGCCGTGCCACACAAATGATGAAGACATTGATGTTGATATTGAATGCACTGTCAAAACTAGCAATACATTGATTCCAACTCTTGGTCAAATTCATCCTCAGAGCGATCGTCAAGGTGAACAGCGATGTCAATGGCACAAATGGTTGCTGCCTACATTGGCTGAAG ATAGCTCTGGAGATGAATTGGAGATTTACTTAAGAAGTGATAGTTGGACTAAGAATGTGTCGGATATTGCCTGTCAAACTGAGCAACCGCGTTTCCGAAAACGTTTGTCACCATCTGCAGCAACTAATGATCGTGCCCTGTCACTTGAGAGAGCACCCTGTGAGATGAATCGCCAGACGATCTTCATTGATGGGGTGTCTGTCCAGACGCCTAATATACAAAGTCGACCGCCATTATCCGATCGCTTTTGCTATATGTTGACAGATTTTGCTTCGGCATTATACTGCAGTCTCGCCATTATGTGTTGTTGTACCCCCAGTATGTTTCGATAA
- the LOC133843327 gene encoding uncharacterized protein LOC133843327, whose amino-acid sequence MDNDNFKPPDDGKQQPEQSSSVENVLQLLDGQVGETETDLPIDLAPSLNSLQNALEHLNFSEAKALVEEMIESLLPDPGPLNEGSSSTLTSVAKPTIGYDDERLHRILHLLERYTRNLEVIEELLVKARDKADTSLQQTQNNELATQTMPLLHTRRCDTIRPQSGRRIQQQPVPQPQSQHSEIVPPCERRQHIITISGTNSSPFAARPLPRTFMGRICRTLGEFAGAFCLCLQVNRDCIFCLGFFIAFVISASFLTAFFYRTINLTTSPIRVPIDATPMSSSARDTVSLRSNGGYYYIYNSNRQHFV is encoded by the coding sequence ATGGATAATGACAACTTTAAACCGCCAGACGATGGGAAGCAGCAGCCAGAACAGAGTTCAAGTGTTGAGAACGTGCTTCAATTGTTGGATGGTCAAGTGGGCGAAACGGAAACCGATCTGCCCATCGACCTGGCGCCCAGTCTCAACAGTCTGCAGAACGCATTGGAGCATCTGAACTTTAGTGAGGCCAAGGCTTTGGTTGAGGAAATGATCGAGAGTTTACTGCCAGACCCTGGGCCCCTCAACGAAGGCAGCTCCTCAACATTGACATCTGTGGCAAAGCCAACCATAGGCTATGACGATGAGCGACTGCATCGCATTCTACATCTTCTCGAACGCTACACACGCAATCTGGAGGTAATTGAGGAGTTATTGGTGAAAGCCAGAGATAAAGCGGACACATCTctgcagcaaacacaaaacaatgaGCTGGCAACTCAGACAATGCCACTACTTCATACCAGAAGATGCGACACCATCCGTCCTCAGAGTGGTCGACGGATTCAACAGCAACCCGTGCCCCAGCCGCAATCACAGCATTCGGAAATAGTCCCGCCCTGTGAGCGTAGACAACACATTATCACGATCAGTGGCACCAACTCCTCCCCCTTCGCAGCACGTCCACTGCCTCGCACATTCATGGGACGAATCTGTCGCACTTTGGGCGAGTTTGCCGGAGCTTTCTGTCTGTGCTTGCAGGTCAACAGGGATTGCATATTTTGTCTCGGCTTCTTCATTGCGTTTGTGATCAGTGCCAGTTTCTTGACTGCTTTCTTTTATCGCACCATCAACCTGACAACGTCGCCCATCCGAGTGCCAATTGATGCCACTCCAATGTCTTCGTCGGCCAGAGATACGGTCTCACTGCGTTCAAATGGTGGCTACTACTACATCTATAACAGCAATCGACAGCATTTTGTATAA
- the LOC133835372 gene encoding uncharacterized protein LOC133835372 → MNTTILFVLKLVLLFSCTFITQGAKRKTVVYFDKFKIENHNKELLKIDYQINCTSDNVSTIYANIEIAEDLEYFNGTFNLSIRNGGKYISFGNQDIDCNGMGMIYNHYLIQMIAVSLRSYSNIPLSCPYKKNKLYYINGFKIVTDIVPSYFPEVSFTTDAKIYFNQRLSLRIGTEGHLSRK, encoded by the exons ATGAACactacaattttgtttgttttgaaattgGTTCTACTTTTCTCTTGTACTTTTATCACTCAAGGAGCAAAG AGAAAAACAGTGGTTtattttgacaaatttaaaattgaaaaccaCAACAAAGAGCTACTGAAGATAGActatcaaattaattgcactTCTGACAATGTATCAACCATCTATGCAAACATCGAGATTGCTGAAGATTTGGAATATTTCAATGGCACCTTTAATTTGAGTATTCGAAATGGTGGCAAATATATTAGCTTTGGTAATCAGGACATTGACTGCAATGGAATGGGTATGATTTACAATCATTATTTAATCCAGATGATAGCCGTTAGTTTACGATCCTATTCCAATATTCCTCTAAGCTGTCCTTACAAAAAG aacaaactttattatataaatggCTTTAAAATCGTAACGGATATAGTACCAAGTTATTTTCCCGAAGTATCATTTACCACAGATGCGAAAATTTACTTCAATCAGCGTCTTAGTCTTCGCATAGGAACGGAAGGTCACTTAAGCCGAAAGTAA